One stretch of Hymenobacter chitinivorans DSM 11115 DNA includes these proteins:
- a CDS encoding glycosyl hydrolase family 18 protein, giving the protein MKKFYSKVNSYFSARFVALLLAVIVGLNGLALYLSLRPARAQQPAAAPVPQSAAFTATAPGSVFDFQQYDPLDRQRLSRDTTYQARPRPHSPVRYQLRRGATVFGWHPYWMDNAYVNYDFNLLSYVAFHGYEATRTGELTEPSRSDFDGLLQAAHRTNPHCKVLLSVAYRETEADTLLFSADSVATAARNQLVENVVDEVLAQNADGVNLNLDFGLPTPTWTPQTRQQLVAESQQLAKRQQAWQQKRDSLAPALAALNHAQVMVLLAQGSLDVARKYLNQRTEQLTAQTRDLQQEMQRLSAELSQQAQQYVELGLRKQPLAAKNQQLPAQKKLLERRKKWPAPVRLNYQKKLLKYRQDSTLLVQYGLQLQQHRRDVAAYRQQAAVYKQSLADRRTLAGQRQAAEAALNRASLDSAFKEQQVEQLAAGFAQRKAAYKADSAVVAQDQVALGQLLAQAAADSALYAQQLPQRLQNQQARAGRLRSFVADLAMNLRQEDSSFVLTLSVPAVDPTETYSHLQVLTKVVDLFVIKPYDYTAGQLPPGPIMPLKPTAQSGGQAVSTSVKYYLTQGVPPGQLLVTFAHLNKLWPQANQLPPRGLAAEKPDPAPFRYLTNSVFWPQKTLLAQSDSTTLVTLTDLRKMQAWVEDSATLGPKYYWVAKQHLAGVGIWALGYDNSDDQTWNLLRERFGVPIAEPLLDQILHVLLLSVAVLVAFFLFGLALALALRAYAIVPNPPLFATICVLIVLCVAILGLYLWFIDELDFSSTQLPWILALAGLWLLGFIGFVYSRYWRQQVLP; this is encoded by the coding sequence GTGAAGAAGTTTTATTCAAAAGTCAATTCCTACTTCAGCGCCCGGTTTGTGGCCCTGCTGCTGGCTGTTATCGTTGGGCTCAACGGCCTGGCGCTGTATCTCAGTCTGCGGCCGGCCCGGGCCCAGCAGCCCGCCGCGGCCCCGGTCCCGCAGTCGGCAGCCTTCACCGCCACAGCCCCGGGCAGCGTGTTCGACTTTCAGCAGTACGACCCGCTCGACCGGCAGCGCCTGAGTCGCGACACGACGTACCAGGCCCGGCCCCGGCCCCACAGCCCGGTGCGCTACCAGCTGCGCAGGGGCGCCACCGTGTTTGGCTGGCACCCCTACTGGATGGATAATGCCTACGTCAACTACGATTTTAACCTGCTTTCCTACGTGGCGTTTCACGGCTACGAGGCCACCCGGACCGGTGAACTGACCGAGCCTTCGCGCAGCGACTTCGACGGACTGCTACAGGCCGCCCACCGCACCAACCCACACTGCAAGGTGCTGCTGAGCGTGGCCTACCGCGAAACCGAGGCCGATACGCTGCTCTTCAGCGCCGACAGCGTGGCCACGGCGGCCCGCAACCAGCTCGTGGAAAACGTGGTGGACGAGGTGCTGGCCCAGAATGCCGACGGCGTAAATCTGAACCTGGACTTCGGGCTGCCCACTCCCACCTGGACGCCCCAAACCCGCCAGCAGCTGGTAGCGGAAAGCCAGCAGCTAGCCAAGCGCCAGCAGGCCTGGCAGCAGAAGCGCGACTCCCTGGCCCCGGCCCTGGCCGCCCTGAACCACGCCCAGGTGATGGTGCTGCTGGCCCAGGGTTCGTTGGACGTGGCCCGCAAATATCTCAATCAGCGCACCGAGCAGCTCACCGCCCAAACCCGGGACCTGCAGCAGGAAATGCAGCGGCTGTCGGCCGAGCTAAGCCAGCAGGCCCAGCAGTACGTGGAGCTGGGCCTGCGCAAACAGCCCCTGGCGGCTAAGAACCAGCAGTTGCCCGCCCAGAAGAAGCTGCTGGAACGCCGCAAAAAATGGCCGGCCCCGGTGCGGCTCAACTACCAGAAAAAGCTACTCAAATACCGCCAGGATTCGACCCTGCTGGTACAATACGGCCTGCAGCTGCAGCAGCACCGCCGGGACGTGGCCGCCTACCGCCAGCAAGCCGCCGTCTACAAGCAAAGCCTGGCCGACCGCCGCACCCTGGCCGGGCAGCGCCAGGCGGCCGAAGCCGCCCTCAACCGGGCCTCGCTCGACTCGGCTTTCAAAGAGCAGCAGGTCGAGCAGTTGGCCGCCGGCTTCGCCCAGCGCAAAGCCGCCTACAAGGCCGACTCTGCCGTGGTAGCCCAGGACCAGGTGGCGCTGGGGCAGCTGCTGGCCCAGGCCGCGGCTGACTCGGCCCTCTACGCCCAGCAGCTACCCCAGCGCCTGCAAAACCAGCAGGCCCGGGCCGGGCGGCTGCGCTCCTTCGTAGCCGATCTGGCCATGAACCTGCGTCAGGAAGACTCCTCGTTTGTGCTGACCTTGAGCGTGCCCGCCGTGGACCCCACCGAAACCTATTCCCACCTGCAGGTATTGACCAAAGTCGTCGACCTATTCGTCATCAAGCCCTACGACTATACCGCCGGTCAGCTGCCGCCCGGGCCCATCATGCCGCTCAAGCCCACGGCGCAGTCGGGGGGGCAGGCGGTGAGTACCTCCGTGAAATACTACCTTACCCAGGGCGTGCCGCCCGGCCAGCTGCTGGTTACGTTTGCCCACCTCAACAAGCTCTGGCCCCAGGCCAACCAGCTGCCGCCCCGCGGGTTGGCCGCCGAAAAGCCCGACCCCGCCCCGTTCCGCTACCTAACCAACAGCGTGTTCTGGCCCCAGAAAACCCTGCTGGCCCAGTCCGACAGCACCACGCTCGTCACCCTGACGGATTTGCGCAAAATGCAGGCCTGGGTGGAAGACTCGGCTACGCTGGGGCCCAAATATTACTGGGTTGCCAAGCAGCACCTGGCCGGCGTGGGCATCTGGGCCCTGGGCTACGACAATAGCGACGACCAAACCTGGAACCTGCTGCGGGAGCGGTTTGGCGTGCCCATTGCCGAGCCCCTGCTCGACCAGATCCTGCACGTGCTGCTGCTCTCAGTGGCGGTGCTGGTGGCGTTTTTCCTGTTTGGCCTGGCCCTGGCCCTGGCCTTGCGGGCCTACGCCATTGTCCCCAACCCGCCGCTGTTTGCCACCATCTGCGTGCTCATCGTGCTCTGCGTGGCCATTCTGGGGCTGTACCTGTGGTTTATCGACGAGCTGGACTTTTCCTCCACCCAGCTCCCCTGGATTCTGGCCTTGGCCGGCCTGTGGCTGCTGGGGTTTATTGGCTTCGTGTACAGCCGCTACTGGCGCCAGCAGGTGCTGCCGTAA
- a CDS encoding aldehyde dehydrogenase family protein, protein MPKIISPAVEFGSLLNQVKQITPEIFTPDGKFQNLMEGRWQEPGTPREFTSPIDGTQLGWMPMLNRETALKAVQFAKGEAAAWAGTDLDERRSKVQECLNQLRPHVELVGKLLMWEIGKTYKLGFTDIDRAIEGVQWYVDNIEEMLGSRKPLGLVSNIASWNYPHSVLLHAVLVQALCGNSVIAKTPTDGGFISLSFAFAIARRCGLPVTLVSGGGGELSEVLVKNEAVDCLSFVGGRYNGRNIADALSQEHKRYMLEMEGVNTYGIWDYSDWNSLADQLKKGYDYGKQRCTAYVRFVVQRSLFPQFLETYWEAVKSLKVGNPTLVDNPGDKLPELAFGPVINKAQAEDLDRLYDNALKTGATPIFQGKLDESLFLPGQDMSAYRAPRALVNLPRQSELYFKEPFGPIDSIVLVDRVEELVGEMNISNGALVGALASDDEKWAQRTAKEVRAFKMGVNKLRSRGDREEVFGGLGESWKGAFVGGKLLVEAVTEGAPAQPVLGNYPEATLLPEKI, encoded by the coding sequence ATGCCCAAAATCATTTCGCCCGCGGTAGAATTCGGCTCGTTGCTGAATCAGGTTAAGCAGATTACGCCCGAAATTTTCACCCCGGACGGTAAGTTTCAAAACCTGATGGAAGGCCGGTGGCAGGAGCCCGGCACGCCCCGCGAATTCACCTCGCCCATCGACGGCACCCAGCTGGGCTGGATGCCCATGCTCAACCGCGAAACGGCCCTGAAAGCCGTGCAGTTTGCCAAAGGCGAAGCCGCCGCCTGGGCGGGCACCGACCTGGATGAGCGCCGCAGCAAAGTGCAGGAATGCCTCAACCAGCTGCGGCCCCACGTAGAACTGGTGGGCAAGCTGCTGATGTGGGAAATTGGCAAAACCTACAAGCTGGGCTTCACCGACATTGACCGCGCCATCGAGGGCGTGCAGTGGTACGTCGACAACATCGAGGAAATGCTGGGCTCCCGCAAGCCGCTGGGTTTGGTTTCCAACATTGCTTCCTGGAACTACCCGCACTCGGTGCTCTTGCACGCGGTGCTGGTGCAGGCTTTGTGCGGCAACTCGGTTATTGCCAAAACCCCCACCGACGGCGGCTTTATTTCCCTGAGCTTCGCCTTCGCCATTGCCCGCCGCTGCGGTTTGCCCGTGACGCTGGTGAGCGGTGGTGGCGGCGAGCTGAGCGAGGTGCTGGTCAAAAACGAAGCCGTGGATTGTCTCAGCTTCGTGGGTGGCCGCTACAACGGCCGCAACATTGCCGACGCCCTGAGCCAGGAGCACAAGCGCTACATGCTGGAAATGGAAGGCGTGAACACCTACGGCATCTGGGATTATTCCGACTGGAACTCCCTGGCCGACCAGCTCAAGAAGGGCTACGACTACGGCAAGCAGCGCTGCACGGCCTACGTGCGCTTCGTGGTGCAGCGCAGCCTGTTTCCGCAGTTCCTGGAAACCTACTGGGAGGCCGTCAAGAGCCTGAAAGTAGGCAACCCCACGCTCGTCGACAACCCCGGCGACAAACTGCCCGAGCTGGCCTTTGGTCCGGTAATCAACAAAGCCCAGGCCGAAGACCTCGACCGGCTCTACGACAACGCCCTCAAAACCGGCGCCACGCCCATTTTCCAGGGCAAGCTCGACGAAAGCCTATTTCTGCCCGGCCAGGATATGAGCGCCTACCGCGCCCCGCGGGCCTTGGTCAACCTGCCCCGGCAGAGCGAGCTGTACTTCAAGGAACCCTTCGGCCCGATTGACTCCATCGTGCTCGTCGACCGGGTGGAGGAACTCGTGGGCGAGATGAACATCAGCAACGGCGCCCTGGTCGGGGCCCTGGCTTCGGACGACGAGAAGTGGGCCCAGCGCACGGCCAAGGAAGTGCGGGCCTTTAAGATGGGCGTCAACAAGCTCCGCTCCCGCGGTGACCGGGAAGAGGTATTTGGCGGCCTGGGCGAGTCCTGGAAAGGGGCTTTCGTGGGGGGTAAGCTGCTGGTGGAAGCCGTGACGGAAGGCGCCCCGGCCCAGCCCGTGCTCGGCAACTACCCCGAGGCGACGCTGCTGCCCGAGAAAATTTAA
- the fbp gene encoding class 1 fructose-bisphosphatase — translation MSAPNENTLASPVGTTLDRYIMRKQSEFPFATGELSQLLRDIALAAKIVNREINRAGLMDITGNYGAQNVQGEQQQKLDVVANIRFIRALKNGGEACAILSEEDDEIIHTGNDQGRYVVAMDPLDGSSNIDVNVSIGTIFSIYRRVSPMGTKATREDFLQGGRKQVAAGYILYGSSTMLVYSTGHGVACFTYEHSLGEFFLSHDGVKIPEQGTTFSCNEGNWLDYPEWVRCYLTECKQRRYSGRYIGSLVADYHRNLFKGGIYLYPPTAKNLNGKLRLLYEGYPLAFLIEQAGGKALAGAEAVLDIVPTDYHQRAPLFIGSSDMVDDLVACMTQEGAATAKVA, via the coding sequence ATGAGTGCTCCTAACGAAAACACCCTTGCCAGCCCCGTCGGGACTACGCTGGACCGCTATATCATGCGCAAGCAGTCTGAGTTTCCCTTCGCTACCGGGGAGCTGAGTCAGTTGCTGCGCGACATTGCTTTGGCCGCCAAAATCGTGAACCGGGAAATCAACCGGGCCGGCCTGATGGACATTACCGGCAACTACGGCGCCCAGAACGTGCAGGGCGAGCAGCAGCAGAAGCTCGACGTAGTGGCCAACATTCGCTTTATCCGGGCCCTGAAGAATGGTGGCGAGGCCTGCGCCATCCTGTCGGAGGAAGACGACGAAATTATCCACACCGGCAACGACCAGGGCCGCTACGTAGTGGCCATGGACCCCCTGGACGGTTCCTCCAACATCGACGTCAACGTCAGCATCGGTACCATTTTCAGCATCTACCGCCGGGTGTCGCCGATGGGGACCAAGGCCACCCGCGAAGACTTTTTGCAGGGCGGGCGCAAGCAGGTGGCCGCCGGCTATATCCTGTACGGCTCCAGCACCATGCTCGTGTATAGCACCGGGCACGGGGTAGCCTGCTTCACGTATGAGCACTCCCTGGGCGAGTTTTTCTTGTCCCACGACGGGGTAAAAATCCCGGAGCAGGGCACCACCTTTTCCTGCAACGAGGGCAACTGGCTCGACTATCCCGAGTGGGTGCGCTGCTACCTGACCGAGTGCAAGCAGCGGCGCTACAGTGGCCGCTACATCGGGTCCTTGGTGGCCGACTACCACCGCAACCTGTTCAAAGGCGGCATTTATTTGTACCCGCCCACGGCCAAAAACCTCAACGGCAAGCTGCGTCTGCTCTACGAAGGCTACCCACTGGCTTTCCTTATCGAGCAGGCCGGCGGCAAAGCCCTGGCCGGGGCCGAGGCCGTGCTCGACATTGTGCCCACCGACTACCACCAGCGCGCCCCGCTCTTCATCGGCTCCTCCGACATGGTCGACGACTTGGTGGCCTGCATGACCCAGGAAGGGGCCGCTACGGCCAAGGTTGCCTAA
- a CDS encoding nuclear transport factor 2 family protein has protein sequence MKRLLAFALLLVLGLAAVAQTSTNKKDMAAAKEVEALERQRFEAQVKKDYAFLEKVFADDLVYTHSNGKQNGKADYIQSIREGKSVYDKIDVEALNVRAYNDGKAAVVNGTITIYQPNKPDGTPNVAHLKYVVVQVKDAKKGWQVVLWQSQKQPEAKS, from the coding sequence ATGAAACGACTCCTCGCGTTTGCCCTGCTGCTCGTGCTCGGCCTGGCCGCTGTGGCCCAAACCTCAACCAACAAGAAAGATATGGCCGCTGCCAAAGAAGTAGAAGCCCTGGAGCGGCAGCGCTTCGAGGCTCAGGTCAAAAAAGACTACGCCTTCCTGGAAAAAGTCTTTGCCGACGACCTGGTGTACACCCACTCCAACGGCAAGCAGAACGGCAAAGCGGATTACATCCAGTCGATTCGGGAGGGCAAGAGCGTCTACGACAAGATTGACGTGGAAGCCCTGAACGTGCGGGCCTACAACGACGGCAAGGCGGCCGTCGTCAACGGGACCATCACCATTTACCAGCCCAACAAGCCCGACGGCACGCCCAACGTGGCCCACCTCAAGTACGTGGTGGTGCAGGTGAAGGACGCCAAAAAAGGTTGGCAGGTGGTGCTCTGGCAAAGCCAGAAACAGCCCGAAGCCAAAAGCTAA
- a CDS encoding MFS transporter, whose amino-acid sequence MGKYRWTICSLVFFATTVNYLDRAVISLLKPYLEVEFHWNSGDYANIEIAFKLAYSLGMLGVGRVIDKLGTKMGYALSTFLWSLAAIGHAFVSSTFGFSVARAFLGVTEAGNFPAAIKTTAEWFPQKERALATGIFNSGSNVGAIIAPITVPLIAETIGWKWAFIITGAFGFVWLVLWFALYEVPARHAKLTKAEFDYIHSDVDDMAAASIETEPKVSWFKLLTFRQTWAFVLGKFLTDPIWWFYLFWLPDFLNKQYGLKGTAVSLPVAVVYILSSVGSIGGGWIPLNFIKSGWAPFKARKTSMLLIALCVFPIVFAQRLGQVDMWLAVLVIGIAAAAHQAWSANIFTTVSDMFPKRAVASVTGIGGMAGGLGGIALTALVQKRMFVYYESIGQLDKAYFIMFWICGAAYLLAWVLMHFLAPRMKKIDLEA is encoded by the coding sequence ATGGGTAAATACCGCTGGACCATCTGCTCGCTGGTCTTTTTTGCCACCACGGTCAACTACCTCGACCGGGCGGTAATTTCCCTGCTCAAGCCCTATTTGGAAGTTGAGTTTCACTGGAACTCGGGCGACTACGCTAACATCGAAATTGCCTTTAAGCTGGCCTACTCGCTCGGGATGCTGGGCGTGGGCCGGGTTATCGACAAGCTCGGGACCAAGATGGGCTACGCGCTGTCGACCTTCCTGTGGAGCCTGGCCGCCATTGGCCACGCCTTCGTGAGCAGCACCTTCGGTTTTTCGGTGGCCCGGGCATTTCTGGGCGTAACCGAGGCCGGCAACTTCCCGGCTGCCATCAAAACCACGGCCGAGTGGTTTCCGCAGAAGGAGCGGGCCCTGGCCACCGGTATTTTCAATTCCGGCTCCAACGTGGGCGCCATTATTGCCCCGATAACCGTACCGCTCATTGCCGAAACCATCGGTTGGAAGTGGGCCTTTATCATCACCGGCGCCTTTGGCTTCGTCTGGCTGGTGCTGTGGTTTGCGCTCTATGAAGTGCCTGCCCGCCATGCTAAGCTGACCAAAGCCGAGTTCGACTACATCCACTCCGACGTAGACGATATGGCCGCCGCTTCCATCGAGACCGAGCCCAAAGTATCCTGGTTTAAGCTGCTCACCTTCCGCCAGACCTGGGCCTTCGTGCTGGGCAAGTTCCTGACCGACCCCATCTGGTGGTTCTACCTGTTCTGGTTGCCCGACTTCCTCAATAAGCAGTACGGCCTGAAAGGCACGGCCGTATCGTTGCCCGTGGCGGTGGTGTATATCCTCTCGAGCGTGGGCAGCATCGGCGGCGGCTGGATTCCGCTCAACTTCATCAAGAGCGGCTGGGCTCCCTTCAAGGCCCGCAAAACCTCGATGCTGCTCATTGCCCTCTGCGTGTTCCCAATTGTGTTTGCCCAACGCCTGGGGCAAGTGGACATGTGGCTGGCCGTATTGGTAATCGGTATTGCCGCCGCGGCTCACCAGGCCTGGAGCGCGAATATCTTCACCACCGTGTCGGACATGTTCCCCAAGCGGGCCGTGGCTTCGGTAACCGGCATTGGCGGCATGGCCGGCGGCCTGGGCGGCATTGCCCTCACGGCCCTGGTGCAGAAGCGCATGTTCGTGTACTACGAAAGCATCGGTCAGCTCGACAAGGCCTACTTCATCATGTTCTGGATTTGCGGCGCGGCCTACCTGCTGGCCTGGGTGCTGATGCACTTTTTGGCGCCCCGCATGAAGAAAATTGACCTCGAAGCCTAA
- a CDS encoding beta/alpha barrel domain-containing protein: protein MSQYSSAEVLERVLAAPLVPVFFHADAAYARRVVQACYEGGIRVFEFTNRGANAFEVFGQLQRYVREHLPEMLLGIGTIYTAAQAEQFISAGADFVVQPIMTTDVAEACHRHDVAWVPGAMTLTEVYNAQQLGAGLVKIFPGNVLGPDFIKSLRGPMPTVKLMVTGGVEPTEASLTEWFGAGVNVVGIGSQLFKGADDVAVIAPRIAPLMQFLTSRAS from the coding sequence ATGTCCCAATACTCTTCCGCCGAAGTTCTGGAGCGCGTGCTTGCGGCGCCGCTGGTGCCGGTCTTCTTTCACGCTGATGCGGCCTACGCCCGGCGCGTGGTGCAGGCTTGCTACGAGGGTGGTATCCGCGTATTTGAATTCACGAACCGCGGCGCCAACGCTTTCGAGGTCTTTGGCCAGCTGCAGCGCTACGTGCGGGAGCACCTGCCCGAAATGCTCCTGGGCATCGGCACCATCTACACCGCCGCCCAGGCCGAACAGTTCATTAGTGCCGGCGCCGACTTCGTGGTGCAGCCCATCATGACCACCGACGTGGCCGAGGCCTGCCACCGCCACGACGTGGCCTGGGTGCCCGGCGCCATGACCCTCACCGAAGTCTACAACGCCCAGCAGCTGGGCGCGGGCCTGGTGAAAATCTTCCCCGGCAACGTGCTGGGGCCCGATTTTATTAAGAGTCTGCGCGGGCCGATGCCTACGGTGAAGCTGATGGTAACCGGCGGCGTAGAGCCCACCGAAGCCAGCCTCACCGAGTGGTTTGGGGCCGGCGTGAACGTGGTTGGGATTGGCTCCCAACTCTTTAAAGGTGCCGATGACGTGGCCGTCATCGCGCCGCGTATTGCGCCGCTCATGCAATTTCTCACCTCTCGCGCCTCGTGA
- a CDS encoding sugar kinase, with amino-acid sequence MKQVVTFGEIMLRLSPPLNYRLTQTATFEATYGGGEANVAASLTQLGMPAAHVTCFPANELGQAATQHFQRYGVNMAHTVFRGERLGLYFLEVGASMRPSKVVYDRFDSAFANLRPEDFNWEEILKDASWFHWTGITPAISAAAAQACKDAIATARRLGITVSGDVNYRRNLWQYGQKAQDVMPGLVEGCDVIVASENDSEDLFGIVPQEGAAHSFTSMAEQLIARFPNVKQVITTRRETLSASHNQLKGILYDGQNFVESPSYDIVPIVDRIGGGDAFIAGFIYGSLTTNDQQQALTFGVASSALKHTIHGDFNLATKAEVDEVVKGNTSGRLLR; translated from the coding sequence ATGAAGCAGGTAGTAACGTTCGGCGAAATCATGTTGCGGCTCTCGCCGCCGCTGAACTACCGCTTAACCCAAACCGCCACCTTCGAAGCCACCTACGGCGGCGGCGAAGCCAACGTAGCCGCGTCTTTGACCCAGCTGGGCATGCCCGCGGCCCACGTCACCTGCTTTCCGGCCAACGAGCTAGGCCAGGCCGCTACCCAGCATTTTCAGCGCTACGGCGTGAATATGGCGCACACCGTGTTTCGCGGGGAGCGGCTGGGCTTGTACTTCCTCGAAGTTGGGGCTTCGATGCGGCCCAGCAAAGTGGTCTACGACCGGTTCGACTCGGCCTTTGCCAACCTGCGGCCCGAAGACTTCAACTGGGAAGAAATTCTCAAAGATGCCAGCTGGTTTCACTGGACGGGTATCACGCCGGCTATTTCGGCGGCGGCGGCCCAGGCCTGTAAAGACGCCATTGCCACGGCCCGCCGTTTGGGCATCACCGTGTCGGGCGACGTGAACTACCGCCGCAACCTGTGGCAGTACGGCCAAAAAGCCCAGGATGTAATGCCCGGGCTGGTCGAAGGCTGCGACGTCATCGTTGCTTCCGAAAACGATTCCGAAGATTTATTCGGCATTGTACCGCAAGAAGGTGCCGCGCATAGCTTTACTTCGATGGCCGAACAGCTGATTGCCCGCTTCCCGAACGTGAAGCAGGTCATTACTACCCGGCGCGAAACCCTGAGTGCGTCCCACAACCAGCTCAAAGGTATCCTCTACGACGGCCAGAACTTCGTGGAAAGCCCCAGCTACGACATCGTGCCCATCGTGGACCGTATCGGGGGCGGCGACGCCTTCATTGCGGGCTTCATCTACGGCTCGCTCACGACCAACGACCAGCAGCAGGCCCTGACCTTCGGGGTAGCTTCTTCCGCCCTTAAGCACACCATTCACGGCGACTTCAACCTGGCCACCAAAGCCGAAGTCGATGAAGTCGTGAAAGGCAACACCTCGGGGCGCCTGCTCCGATAG
- the uxaC gene encoding glucuronate isomerase: MKKPFLDADFLLQTETARTLYHQHAAPQPIIDYHNHLLPDQIAEDKQFENLAQLWLYGDHYKWRAMRTNGIDERYITGDASDWEKFEKWAETVPYTLRNPLYHWTHLELQRYFGVTEVLNKESARRIWEHCNALLQTPEYSVRGLLRKMNVRTLCTTDDPADSLEHHRALADSDFEVQVLPTFRADKAMTPEDAAGYNAYLDKLGASAAVDIVSYHDLQTALRVRHDYFAALGCRLSDHGLEQIYAADYTDAEVSAIFAKVRGGETLERSEILQFKSAMLVFLAELDWEKGWTQQYHVGALRNNNARQLRQLGPDTGWDSIGDFAQGQAMSKFLDRLDTQDKLAKTILYNLNPADNELFATMIGNFQDGTIPGKLQFGSGWWFLDQKDGMERQINALSNLGLLSRFVGMLTDSRSFLSYPRHEYFRRILCNILGNDVENGELPDDMQLIGTMVENICYHNAKGYFGFEKQAAAVETAGVAEKA, translated from the coding sequence ATGAAAAAGCCTTTCCTCGACGCGGATTTCCTGCTGCAGACCGAAACGGCCCGCACGCTGTACCACCAGCACGCGGCCCCGCAGCCCATCATCGACTACCACAACCACCTGCTGCCCGACCAGATTGCCGAGGATAAGCAGTTTGAAAACCTGGCTCAGCTCTGGCTCTACGGCGACCATTATAAGTGGCGGGCCATGCGCACCAACGGCATCGATGAGCGCTACATCACCGGCGACGCGTCGGACTGGGAGAAGTTTGAGAAGTGGGCCGAAACCGTGCCCTACACCCTGCGCAACCCGCTCTACCACTGGACTCACCTGGAGTTGCAGCGCTACTTCGGCGTGACTGAAGTGCTCAACAAGGAGTCGGCCCGCCGCATCTGGGAGCACTGCAACGCCCTGCTCCAAACGCCCGAGTACTCGGTGCGCGGCCTGCTGCGCAAGATGAACGTGCGCACGCTCTGCACCACCGACGACCCGGCCGACTCGCTGGAACACCACCGCGCTCTGGCCGACAGTGACTTCGAGGTGCAGGTGCTGCCCACCTTCCGGGCCGACAAAGCCATGACGCCCGAGGACGCGGCCGGCTACAACGCCTACCTCGACAAGCTGGGCGCTTCAGCCGCCGTCGACATCGTGAGCTACCACGATTTGCAGACCGCCCTGCGCGTGCGCCACGACTACTTCGCCGCCCTGGGCTGCCGCTTGTCGGACCACGGCCTGGAGCAGATCTACGCCGCCGACTATACCGACGCCGAAGTCAGTGCCATCTTCGCCAAAGTGCGCGGCGGCGAGACGCTGGAGCGCAGCGAAATCCTGCAGTTTAAGTCGGCCATGCTGGTGTTCCTGGCCGAGCTCGACTGGGAAAAGGGCTGGACCCAGCAGTATCACGTGGGCGCCCTGCGCAACAACAACGCCCGGCAACTGCGGCAGCTCGGCCCCGATACGGGCTGGGACTCCATCGGCGACTTCGCCCAGGGCCAGGCCATGAGCAAGTTCCTGGACCGCCTCGACACCCAGGACAAGCTGGCCAAGACGATTCTCTACAACCTGAACCCGGCTGATAACGAGCTGTTTGCCACCATGATTGGCAACTTCCAGGACGGCACCATTCCCGGCAAGCTGCAGTTCGGCTCGGGCTGGTGGTTCCTCGACCAGAAAGACGGCATGGAGCGCCAGATCAACGCCCTGTCGAACCTGGGCCTCTTGAGCCGCTTCGTGGGCATGCTCACCGACTCGCGCAGCTTCCTCTCGTACCCGCGGCACGAGTACTTCCGCCGGATTCTGTGCAATATCCTCGGCAACGACGTGGAAAACGGTGAGCTGCCCGACGATATGCAACTGATTGGCACCATGGTAGAAAACATCTGCTACCACAACGCCAAGGGCTATTTCGGCTTCGAAAAGCAGGCTGCCGCCGTGGAAACCGCCGGTGTAGCCGAGAAAGCCTAG